Proteins found in one Nostoc sp. NIES-3756 genomic segment:
- a CDS encoding AI-2E family transporter, giving the protein MNISLNQLLKWLIITLLLPLVFLNAWLIIQIFSYFQPLVTIFILATLFAFILNYPVSSLQERGIKRSYAVAIVFISTAVILIALGITLLPIALEQFHEIARVLPQWIDSSQTKLQSLNDWVLGQKFKLNIGQVLNRVMDKFPDELEYFSHRIFSVIIETIDSISEAIVTVVITFYLLLDGPRIWEAIFKNLPWSLAEKLNQSIQKNFQNYLIGQGTLALLMGTSQTLLFLAFKVQFGLLFGLTIGFLSLIPFGDVVSLIVITLIVATHDIWLALKILAVAVVIDQVIDQAIAPRLLGSFTGLRPIWVLTSLLVGTYIGGLLGLLIAVPVAGLIKDTVDGFASLPAGINNALPTETVTEAFKPESTSS; this is encoded by the coding sequence ATGAATATATCACTCAATCAATTACTTAAATGGTTAATTATAACTTTATTATTGCCACTAGTTTTTTTAAACGCTTGGCTCATCATTCAAATTTTTAGTTATTTCCAACCGTTAGTAACAATTTTTATATTGGCAACTTTGTTTGCTTTTATTTTAAATTATCCTGTATCATCTTTGCAAGAACGAGGCATTAAGCGCAGCTATGCAGTAGCAATAGTTTTTATCTCCACGGCAGTAATTTTAATTGCTTTAGGTATTACTTTACTACCCATAGCATTAGAACAATTTCATGAAATCGCTAGAGTTCTTCCTCAATGGATTGATTCTAGCCAAACAAAGCTCCAAAGTTTAAATGATTGGGTGCTTGGTCAAAAATTCAAGTTGAATATTGGTCAAGTATTAAATAGAGTCATGGATAAATTTCCAGATGAATTGGAGTATTTTTCCCATAGGATATTTAGCGTTATTATAGAGACTATTGATAGTATTTCTGAAGCTATAGTTACAGTTGTCATCACATTTTACTTGTTATTAGACGGGCCGAGAATTTGGGAAGCTATATTTAAAAACTTGCCTTGGTCTTTAGCAGAAAAACTAAATCAATCTATTCAGAAAAACTTTCAAAATTATCTGATTGGTCAAGGTACTTTAGCCTTACTGATGGGAACTTCTCAAACTCTACTATTTTTAGCCTTTAAAGTCCAATTTGGGTTACTCTTTGGCTTAACTATAGGCTTTTTAAGCCTCATTCCCTTTGGGGATGTTGTTAGCTTGATTGTCATTACTTTGATTGTAGCAACCCACGACATTTGGCTAGCGTTGAAAATTTTAGCAGTAGCTGTGGTGATTGACCAAGTTATCGATCAGGCGATCGCACCTCGTCTTTTGGGTAGTTTTACAGGACTAAGACCAATTTGGGTGTTAACTTCTTTGCTAGTAGGCACTTATATTGGTGGGTTACTGGGCTTGTTGATTGCTGTCCCTGTTGCTGGGCTAATCAAGGATACAGTAGATGGATTTGCCTCCTTACCTGCTGGTATTAATAATGCTTTACCAACTGAAACTGTAACAGAAGCCTTCAAACCAGAATCAACATCGTCTTGA
- a CDS encoding heavy-metal-associated domain-containing protein has protein sequence MTIQLTVPNMACSACANNITNAVKTVDADAIVQADPQTKLVNVETQASETSIKDALAAAGYPAE, from the coding sequence ATGACAATTCAACTCACAGTTCCTAACATGGCTTGTTCCGCTTGTGCCAATAATATTACAAATGCAGTAAAGACAGTTGATGCTGATGCGATCGTCCAGGCTGATCCTCAGACAAAGCTAGTTAATGTAGAAACACAAGCATCAGAAACATCTATCAAAGATGCGTTAGCTGCTGCTGGTTATCCTGCGGAGTAA